Proteins from a genomic interval of Rosa chinensis cultivar Old Blush chromosome 2, RchiOBHm-V2, whole genome shotgun sequence:
- the LOC112184525 gene encoding peroxiredoxin Q, chloroplastic, which translates to MASLSLPKHTFTSLLPTQTPRHYYPSSQIVSKSSNSQFYGLKLSNSTSLPIPSSSSGKNIICGKVDKGKVPPNFNLKDQDGKSVSLSKFKGKPVVVYFYPADETPGCTKQACAFRDSYEKFKKAGAQVVGISGDDSASHKAFAKKYKLPFTLLSDEGNKVRKEWGVPSDLFGTLPGRQTYVLDKNGVVQLVYNNQFQPEKHIDETLKLLQSL; encoded by the exons ATGGCTTCCCTCTCTCTTCCCAAGCACACCTTTACCTCTCTACTCCCCACTCAAACTCCCAGACACTACTACCCATCTTCTCAAATAGTCTCCAAATCATCAAATTCCCAATTCTATGGCCTCAAGCTCTCCAATTCTACCTCTTTGCCAATCCCATCTTCCTCTTCTGGGAAGAATATCATTTGTGGCAAG GTGGACAAAGGCAAGGTTCCCCCAAATTTTAACTTGAAAGATCAGGATGGTAAATCTGTCAGCCTCTCCAAATTCAAAGGAAAGCCTGTGGTTGTGTATTTTTACCCTGCTGATGAGACTCCAGGGTGCACCAAACAg GCTTGCGCTTTCAGAGATTCTTATGAAAAGTTCAAAAAAGCTGGAGCACAGGTTGTCGGGATTAGTGGTGATGACTCAGCATCACACAAG GCTTTTGCAAAGAAGTACAAGCTTCCATTCACATTACTAAGTGATGAGGGTAATAAGGTGAGGAAAGAATGGGGAGTGCCATCAGATCTGTTTGGGACTTTGCCTGGAAGACAGACATATGTTCTGGACAAGAATGGAGTGGTTCAACTCGTCTACAACAACCAGTTCCAACCCGAGAAGCATATCGATGAAACACTGAAGCTATTGCAGAGCCTTTAA
- the LOC112187700 gene encoding uncharacterized protein LOC112187700 yields MKFVLDSPLEALAFDYVSFGLITAINSLWTWVAVVTAAVSFWRLRPRALEGLKFHSNDVVKSSNGCSSFPETLPPVTVEEESPSSVSAPSRAPVAVSSSGRFEDDGGLTKGVKFTLYFDEDTNGDVGGEGELTAEETEESGGVNWWESGLRMRTGEKSWYRCQDLTVFNGNVVRLWDNNHGCRINCSSIK; encoded by the coding sequence ATGAAATTCGTGTTGGATTCTCCTCTCGAAGCTCTCGCTTTCGACTACGTTAGCTTCGGGTTGATCACCGCTATCAATAGTCTCTGGACTTGGGTCGCCGTCGTCACCGCCGCCGTTAGCTTCTGGAGGCTCAGACCTAGAGCCCTTGAAGGCTTGAAGTTCCACTCCAACGACGTCGTCAAGAGCTCAAATGGGTGTTCTTCATTTCCTGAAACATTGCCACCGGTCACGGTGGAGGAGGAGTCGCCAAGCTCGGTTTCAGCTCCATCTCGAGCACCAGTAGCCGTTTCATCATCAGGTAGATTTGAAGATGACGGAGGTTTGACGAAAGGCGTCAAGTTTACATTGTATTTTGATGAGGATACAAACGGAGACGTTGGCGGTGAAGGTGAGTTGACGGCGGAGGAGACGGAAGAGAGTGGCGGTGTGAACTGGTGGGAGAGTGGTTTGAGGATGAGGACGGGGGAGAAGAGTTGGTACAGGTGCCAGGATTTGACGGTGTTTAACGGCAACGTCGTTAGGTTATGGGATAATAATCACGGTTGCAGAATCAACTGTAGTTCAATTAAATAG
- the LOC112184524 gene encoding probable flavin-containing monooxygenase 1: protein MAPVVSKVGIIGAGVSGIAAAKHLTHHNPIVLEASDSIGGVWRHCSYNSTKLQSHRRDYEFSDFPWNDRDNPEYPSHLEILDYLNSYAEHFDVLKFVRFNSKVVEVRFVGDWETIDAGFKPPAGQPAWEVAVQTSGEDTIQWYAFEFLVVCIGKYGDIPRIPDFPHNKGPQVFQGQVLHSLDYCKLDKEAASDLLKDKKVVVVGYKKSALDLAVECADANQGPKGQPCTMVVRTLHWTLPHYWVWGLPFFLFYSTRASQFLHPRPNQSVLRTLTCLLALSPLRHAISKFIESYILWKLPLEKYGLKPDHSFEEDYASCQMAITPENLFSEADKGRIVFKRSQGNWWFNKDGIEFDDGSKIDADVVVLATGYDGKKKLKAILPDPFRSLLEYPSGIMPLYRGTIHPLIPNMAFVGYLESVSNLHSSELRSIWLGRLIDNKFKLPSVDKMLEQTTKELEVMKDTTRFYKRFCISTFSINHSDEICEEMGWTSWRKNTWLAEAFSPYGSQDYLQKY from the exons ATGGCTCCGGTTGTCTCAAAAGTTGGGATTATTGGTGCCGGAGTGAGCGGCATAGCGGCTGCGAAACACCTAACCCATCACAACCCTATTGTCCTCGAGGCCTCTGACTCCATTGGAGGGGTCTGGAGGCATTGCTCGTACAACTCCACAAAGCTTCAGTCTCATCGACGCGATTACGAGTTCTCTGACTTTCCTTGGAATGATAGGGACAATCCAGAATACCCTTCTCACCTTGAGATATTGGATTACTTGAACTCTTATGCTGAGCACTTTGACGTGCTCAAGTTTGTGAGGTTCAACTCCAAGGTCGTCGAGGTTCGCTTTGTTGGTGACTGGGAAACCATTGATGCTGGTTTTAAACCACCGGCGGGTCAGCCTGCTTGGGAAGTTGCTGTGCAGACCAGTGGTGAAGATACCATTCAG TGGTACGCCTTCGAGTTCCTTGTGGTCTGTATTGGGAAATATGGTGACATACCCAGAATTCCAGATTTTCCACACAACAAAGGCCCTCAAGTGTTTCAAGGTCAGGTTCTGCATTCTCTTGATTACTGCAAACTAGACAAGGAAGCTGCTTCTGACTTACTCAAGGATAAGAAGGTCGTCGTGGTTGGCTACAAAAAATCAGCCCTTGATTTAGCTGTGGAGTGTGCTGACGCAAATCaag GACCAAAAGGGCAACCATGCACAATGGTGGTGAGGACTTTACACTGGACACTTCCCCATTACTGGGTTTGGGGtttgccatttttcttgttctattCAACAAGGGCTTCACAGTTTCTCCATCCAAGACCTAATCAGAGTGTCCTCAGGACCCTCACTTGCCTTCTAGCTTTATCTCCTTTG AGGCATGCAATTTCAAAGTTCATCGAATCATACATTCTGTGGAAGCTTCCTTTGGAGAAGTATGGACTAAAACCAGATCACTCTTTCGAGGAAGACTACGCTTCCTGCCAGATGGCTATCACACCTGAGAACTTGTTCTCCGAGGCTGATAAGGGAAGGATCGTGTTCAAGAGATCACAAGGAAACTGGTGGTTTAATAAAGACGGAATTGAGTTTGACGACGGCAGTAAGATCGACGCTGATGTTGTGGTCCTTGCAACTGGCTATGATGGTAAGAAGAAGCTCAAAGCCATCTTACCAGATCCCTTCAGAAGCTTGTTGGAATACCCTTCTGGTATTATGCCCTTGTACAG gggTACAATCCATCCTTTGATCCCAAACATGGCTTTTGTGGGTTATCTGGAGAGTGTTTCGAACCTGCATTCTTCTGAGTTGCGCAGCATATGGCTGGGTCGACTTATAGATAATAAGTTTAAGCTCCCAAGTGTGGATAAAATGCTCGAGCAGACAACTAAAGAGCTGGAAGTGATGAAGGACACCACCAGGTTCTACAAGAGGTTCTGCATCTCTACTTTTAGCATCAACCACAGTGACGAAATTTGTGAGGAGATGGGATGGACATCTTGGAGGAAGAATACCTGGTTGGCAGAGGCATTTAGCCCTTATGGGAGTCAAGACTATCTGCAGAAATACTGA